Proteins encoded within one genomic window of Anopheles gambiae chromosome 3, idAnoGambNW_F1_1, whole genome shotgun sequence:
- the LOC1277743 gene encoding THO complex subunit 2 isoform X1: MFNAEVWKLWERSGKTEFLKHCKGLLKDEQQSPLFGKGERKNGISRAIYELVSRGIHGQVKKESVLQMLGELVSLHSDVPSILLDVFGIFDAETATAGSGDGAPPSEERTNFCYIAKESERFVSEKLLKERLEIDTLQDVGTIKNRSFYTRFIKVKTKLYYKQRRFNLFREESEGYAKLMTELNQEFNQETMTVQNVLEIIKSLIGCFNLDPNRVLDIILESFEARPEQDRIFIPLLQAYINDGNIICEVLGYKYRYFADAQTPGSLFKVTALLLQHGVIKLDDIYAWLNPPDKSIVADWEAEIAQAKEYVRKLNVILTNKDKEPEQEPEFETAPEKYALNQKWGLCEALLTIGDWNTAQQLIRKLPDQSVMVHEPIARALCRLLHMIIEPVYRLKCALPANIKGRAISMYGVLNKLAPPPVTSLTKLRLHAFPMFVALGPSLHYDSVLLYKLLRLMRVILTDMNVDPLNPPSPGAGSTLTEHEQLYYDILSLLDAAVLPSLAYMDCNCCVAEEIWSIVKLYPYQYRYSLYARWKNDTFQLQPQLIHRRGTAQKQIKALMKRVSKENSKPVGRLIGKLSHCSPGFLFEYILLQIQIYDNLIAPVVDSLKYLTSLSYDVLGYCLIEALEQVDRNPMQNDGTSISLWLQSLANFCGAIYKKYNIELSGLLQYVANQLKSHKSLDLLILKEVVQKMAGIEAAEEMTNEQLQAMCGGELLRGEAGYFSQVRNTKKSSQRLKEALASNDLAVALCLLIAQQKHCVIYRETAQSHLKLVGKLYDQCQDTLVQFGTFLGSTYSVEEYVERLPTIHNMLQKYHIHSDVAFFLARPMFSHAINQKYDQLRKAEPNGKKLSTSQKMAKYLEATAHVMNPVIESVRPLHPPKIWEDISPQFLVSFWSLSMYDLQVPMESYQREISKLKQLSMAVMESKEQNASKNKKEQERYVALMDKLQDERKKQQEHVDKIMHRLTNEKDYWFLSRSAKSAKNETITQFLQLCLFPRCTFTALDAIYCAKFVHTIHNLKTANFSTLLCYDRIFCDITYSVTSCTENEATRYGRFLCAMLETVMRWHSDEATFNKECANYPGFVTKFRVSNQYSEAIDHVNYENYRHVCHKWHYKITKAMVFCLDSKDYMQIRNSLIILMRILPHFPVLTKLSQILEKKVEKVREEEKNQRQDLFVLASSYIGQLKAKASQMMLESDFHQVPEKTFKSAAATTATATVASDQQQQGAKASVNGSDVKAGQSTRQTSGTGGGGGGTSNSGSSIGNGTTGGNAVSSSSSGSVGSNANGSLGAGSERGADAIKKEPSSSSGSRDTASSSSTNRESSVSTSREKSSKEIKREERAREKEREREEAAAAAAALASDRKREKEKRRDKRDHYEHERESRASTRDLPPRDRSERDLSSVSNSSNEQQHSSSTRRPPEHDREMKRRKLEGSSSSKSKHNEGASTSSSNQQLLSESKKERSSKTKDKRDKTDEEKELRKERKLGRKRQDRNSEDTLLADKRLRREEEKSSSKLLSHQNGDNDRDLRHLSPISSSHREKHHHHHLGMAPCSPSYNPSSPSNCRSPAYHPPSPPYCPDDYRERSHDRGLDRGEKQYFTKTSRTRSGH; this comes from the exons ATGTTCAACGCCGAAGTCTGGAAGCTGTGGGAAAGAAGCGGAAAAACCGAGTT CTTGAAACACTGCAAGGGACTTCTGAAGGACGAACAGCAGAGTCCACTGTTTGGGAAGGGCGAGCGCAAGAATGGCATCTCCCGAGCAATCTACGAGCTCGTCTCGCGGGGCATCCACGGGCAGGTGAAGAAGGAGAGCGTGCTGCAGATGCTCGGAGAGCTGGTG AGCCTACATAGTGACGTGCCCTCGATACTGTTGGACGTGTTCGGGATATTCGACGCGGAAACGGCAACCGCGGGCTCGGGCGACGGTGCGCCGCCGAGCGAGGAGCGGACCAACTTTTGCTACATCGCCAAGGAATCGGAACGGTTCGTGTCGGAGAAGCTGCTGAAGGAGCGGCTCGAGATCGACACGCTGCAGGATGTGGGCACAATCAAGAATCGTAGCTTTTACACACGGTTTATCAAAGTGAAAACGAAGCTCTA CTACAAACAGCGCCGGTTTAATCTGTTTCGCGAGGAAAGCGAAGGGTACGCCAAGCTGATGACGGAGCTGAACCAGGAGTTCAACCAGGAAACGATGACGGTACAGAACGTGCTGGAAATCATCAAATCCCTCATCGGCTGCTTCAATCTCGATCCGAACCGCGTGCTCGACATCATACTGGAGTCGTTCGAGGCGCGGCCCGAGCAGGATCGCATCTTTATTCCACTGCTGCAGGCGTACATCAACGACGGTAACATCATCTGCGAGGTGCTCGGGTACAAGTATCGGTACTTTGCGGACGCGCAGACGCCGGGGTCGCTGTTTAAGGTCACCGCACTGCTGCTCCAGCACGGTGTCATCAAGCTGGACGATATTTACGCTTGG TTAAATCCACCGGACAAATCGATCGTGGCGGACTGGGAGGCGGAAATCGCGCAGGCGAAGGAGTACGTGCGCAAGCTGAACGTTATCCTCACGAACAAGGACAAGGAGCCGGAGCAGGAGCCCGAGTTCGAGACGGCGCCGGAAAAGTACGCCCTCAACCAGAAGTGGGGCCTGTGCGAGGCGTTGCTTACGATCGGCGACTGGAACACGGCCCAGCAGCTGATCCGCAAGCTGCCGGACCAGTCGGTCATGGTGCACGAGCCGATTGCGCGGGCCCTCTGCCGGCTGCTGCACATGATCATCGAGCCGGTGTACCGGCTCAAGTGTGCGCTGCCGGCTAACATCAAGGGGCGCGCCATCTCGATGTACGGCGTGCTGAACAAACTGGCCCCACCGCCGGTCACCTCGCTGACCAAGCTGCGGCTGCACGCGTTCCCGATGTTTGTTGCGCTCGGCCCTTCGCTGCACTACGATTCCGTGCTGCTGTACAAACTGTTGCGCCTGATGCGCGTCATACTGACCGATATGAATGTGGACCCGCTAAATCCACCCAGCCCGGGAGCGGGGAGTACGCTGACGGAGCACGAGCAGCTGTACTACGACATCCTGTCGCTGTTGGATGCGGCCGTGCTGCCGTCGCTCGCGTACATGGACTGCAACTGCTGCGTGGCGGAGGAGATTTGGTCGATCGTGAAGCTGTACCCGTACCAGTATCGGTACAGCTTGTACGCGCGCTGGAAGAACGATACGTTTCAGCTGCAGCCGCAGCTGATACACCGGCGCGGCACGGCGCAGAAGCAGATCAAAGCGCTGATGAAGCGGGTCAGCAAGGAGAACAGCAAACCGGTGGGCAGGCTGATCGGCAAGCTGAGCCACTGTTCGCCGGGCTTTCTGTTTGAATAT ATTCTACTGCAAATACAGATCTATGACAATCTGATTGCGCCGGTCGTGGATTCGCTCAAGTATCTCACCTCGCTCTCTTACGACGTGCTCGGGTACTGTCTGATCGAGGCGCTCGAGCAGGTCGACCGGAATCCGATGCAGAACGATGGCACCAGCATCTCGCTGTGGCTGCAAAGCTTGGCCAACTTCTGCGGTGCGATCTACAAGAAGTACAACATCGAGCTGAGCGGGCTGCTGCAGTACGTGGCGAACCAGCTCAAGTCCCACAAAAGCCTGGACCTGCTCATCCTGAAGGAGGTGGTACAGAAGATGGCCGGCATCGAGGCGGCGGAAGAGATGACGAACGAGCAGCTGCAGGCCATGTGCGGCGGGGAGCTGTTGCGCGGCGAGGCCGGCTACTTTAGCCAGGTGCGCAACACGAAAAAGTCGTCGCAGCGGCTGAAGGAGGCGCTGGCGAGCAACGATCTGGCGGTGGCGCTGTGTTTGCTGATTGCGCAGCAAAAGCACTGCGTGATTTACCGCGAGACGGCCCAGAGCCATCTGAAGCTGGTGGGCAAGCTGTACGACCAGTGCCAGGACACGCTGGTACAGTTTGGTACGTTTCTCGGGTCGACCTACTCGGTGGAGGAGTACGTGGAGCGGTTGCCGACCATACACAACATGCTGCAGAAGTACCACATACACTCGGATGTGGCGTTTTTCCTCGCGCGTCCCATGTTTTCGCACGCAATCAAT CAAAAGTACGACCAGCTGCGTAAGGCGGAACCGAACGGGAAGAAGCTTTCCACCTCGCAAAAGATGGCCAAATACCTCGAGGCAACGGCCCACGTGATGAATCCGGTAATCGAGTCGGTGCGACCGCTGCATCCGCCCAAAATTTGGGAAGACATCAGTCCCCAGTTCCTGGTCAGCTTCTGGTCGCTGTCGATGTACGATCTGCAGGTACCGATGGAGAGCTATCAGCGGGAAATTAGCAAGCTGAAGCAACTCTCGATGGCGGTGATGGAGTCGAAGGAGCAGAACGCTTCAAAGAACAAGAAGGAGCAGGAACGGTACGTGGCGCTGATGGACAAGCTGCAGGACGAGCggaagaagcagcaggagCACGTGGACAAGATCATGCACCGGCTGACGAACGAGAAGGACTACTGGTTCCTGTCGCGGTCGGCCAAATCGGCCAAAAACGAAACCATCACACAGTTCTTGCAGCTGTGTTTGTTTCCGCGCTGCACGTTCACTGCGCTGGACGCGATCTACTGTGCGAAGTTTGTGCACACCATCCACAATCTAAAGACGGCCAACTTTTCCACGCTGCTCTGTTACGATcgg ATATTCTGCGATATTACCTACTCCGTCACTTCCTGCACCGAGAACGAGGCCACCCGGTACGGACGGTTCCTGTGCGCGATGCTCGAGACGGTGATGCGCTGGCACTCGGACGAGGCGACGTTCAATAAGGAGTGCGCCAACTATCCCGGCTTCGTGACCAAGTTCCGCGTCAGCAATCAGTACTCGGAAGCGATCGATCACGTGAACTACGAGAACTATCGGCACGTGTGCCACAAGTGGCACTACAAGATCACGAAGGCGATGGTGTTCTGTCTGGACTCGAAGGACTACATGCAGATCCGCAACTCGCTCATCATACTGATGCGCATACTGCCCCACTTCCCCGTGCTGACCAAGCTGTCCCAGATCCTGGAGAAGAAGGTGGAGAAGGTACGCGAGGAGGAGAAGAACCAGCGGCAGGATCTGTTCGTACTGGCATCGAGCTACATCGGGCAGCTGAAGGCAAAGGCGAGCCAGATGATGCTGGAATCCGATTTCCATCAGGTGCCGGAGAAGACGTTTAAATCGGCAGCGGCcaccacagcaacagcaacggtCGCGagcgatcagcagcagcagggagcAAAGGCGTCAGTTAATGGTAGCGATGTGAAAG CAGGACAAAGTACAAGGCAAACCAGTGGAACAGGAGGCGGAGGAGGAGGCACGAGCAATTCAGGATCATCGATCGGGAACGGTACCACGGGTGGAAATGCGGTCTCATCCTCATCGTCCGGCTCGGTGGGCTCAAACGCGAACGGTAGCCTCGGTGCGGGAAGCGAGCGCGGAGCAGACGCGATAAAGAAggaaccatcatcatcgtccggTTCGCGCGACACTGCCAGCTCCTCGTCAACGAACCGGGAGTCGTCCGTTTCGACGTCGCGCGAAAAATCCTCCAAAGAGATCAAGCGCGAGGAGCGTGCGCGGGAGAAGGAACGGGAGCGGGAGGAAGCGGCAGCTGCCGCCGCAGCACTCGCGTCGGATCGTAAGCGGGAGAAGGAAAAGCGGCGCGATAAGCGAG ACCATTACGAGCACGAGCGTGAATCGAGGGCCAGCACACGGGACCTACCGCCAAGGGATCGCAGCGAACGGGACCTGAGCTCGGTGTCCAATTCCAGCAacgaacagcagcacagcagcagcacccgacGCCCACCGGAGCACGATAGAG AGATGAAACGCCGCAAGCTAGAAGGCTCTAGCTCCTCGAAG AGCAAGCACAATGAGGgtgccagcaccagcagctccaATCAGCAGCTACTGTCCGAGTCGAAGAAGgagcgcagcagcaaaacgaaGGACAAGCGCGACAAGACTGACGAAGAGAAGGAACTGCGCAAGGAGCGCAAGCTGGGCCGAAAGCGG CAGGATCGCAATTCCGAGGATACGCTGCTGGCGGACAAACGGCTCCGCCGGGAGGAGGAAAAATCGAGCAGCAAGCTGCTCTCCCACCAGAACGGTGACAACGATCGCGATCTGCGGCACCTATCGCCGATATCGTCCTCCCACCGGGAaaagcaccaccatcatcatctcggCATGGCTCCGTGTTCGCCCTCCTATAATCCATCGTCGCCATCAAACTGTCGTTCGCCCGCCTATCATCCACCGTCGCCACCCTACTGTCCCGACGATTATCGCGAACGGTCACACGATCGCGGGCTGGATCGGGGCGAGAAGCAGTACTTTACGAAGACTTCCCGTACCCGCTCGGGCCATTAA
- the LOC1277743 gene encoding THO complex subunit 2 isoform X3 gives MFNAEVWKLWERSGKTEFLKHCKGLLKDEQQSPLFGKGERKNGISRAIYELVSRGIHGQVKKESVLQMLGELVSLHSDVPSILLDVFGIFDAETATAGSGDGAPPSEERTNFCYIAKESERFVSEKLLKERLEIDTLQDVGTIKNRSFYTRFIKVKTKLYYKQRRFNLFREESEGYAKLMTELNQEFNQETMTVQNVLEIIKSLIGCFNLDPNRVLDIILESFEARPEQDRIFIPLLQAYINDGNIICEVLGYKYRYFADAQTPGSLFKVTALLLQHGVIKLDDIYAWLNPPDKSIVADWEAEIAQAKEYVRKLNVILTNKDKEPEQEPEFETAPEKYALNQKWGLCEALLTIGDWNTAQQLIRKLPDQSVMVHEPIARALCRLLHMIIEPVYRLKCALPANIKGRAISMYGVLNKLAPPPVTSLTKLRLHAFPMFVALGPSLHYDSVLLYKLLRLMRVILTDMNVDPLNPPSPGAGSTLTEHEQLYYDILSLLDAAVLPSLAYMDCNCCVAEEIWSIVKLYPYQYRYSLYARWKNDTFQLQPQLIHRRGTAQKQIKALMKRVSKENSKPVGRLIGKLSHCSPGFLFEYILLQIQIYDNLIAPVVDSLKYLTSLSYDVLGYCLIEALEQVDRNPMQNDGTSISLWLQSLANFCGAIYKKYNIELSGLLQYVANQLKSHKSLDLLILKEVVQKMAGIEAAEEMTNEQLQAMCGGELLRGEAGYFSQVRNTKKSSQRLKEALASNDLAVALCLLIAQQKHCVIYRETAQSHLKLVGKLYDQCQDTLVQFGTFLGSTYSVEEYVERLPTIHNMLQKYHIHSDVAFFLARPMFSHAINQKYDQLRKAEPNGKKLSTSQKMAKYLEATAHVMNPVIESVRPLHPPKIWEDISPQFLVSFWSLSMYDLQVPMESYQREISKLKQLSMAVMESKEQNASKNKKEQERYVALMDKLQDERKKQQEHVDKIMHRLTNEKDYWFLSRSAKSAKNETITQFLQLCLFPRCTFTALDAIYCAKFVHTIHNLKTANFSTLLCYDRIFCDITYSVTSCTENEATRYGRFLCAMLETVMRWHSDEATFNKECANYPGFVTKFRVSNQYSEAIDHVNYENYRHVCHKWHYKITKAMVFCLDSKDYMQIRNSLIILMRILPHFPVLTKLSQILEKKVEKVREEEKNQRQDLFVLASSYIGQLKAKASQMMLESDFHQVPEKTFKSAAATTATATVASDQQQQGAKASVNGSDVKAGQSTRQTSGTGGGGGGTSNSGSSIGNGTTGGNAVSSSSSGSVGSNANGSLGAGSERGADAIKKEPSSSSGSRDTASSSSTNRESSVSTSREKSSKEIKREERAREKEREREEAAAAAAALASDRKREKEKRRDKRDHYEHERESRASTRDLPPRDRSERDLSSVSNSSNEQQHSSSTRRPPEHDREMKRRKLEGSSSSKSKHNEGASTSSSNQQLLSESKKERSSKTKDKRDKTDEEKELRKERKLGRKRDRNSEDTLLADKRLRREEEKSSSKLLSHQNGDNDRDLRHLSPISSSHREKHHHHHLGMAPCSPSYNPSSPSNCRSPAYHPPSPPYCPDDYRERSHDRGLDRGEKQYFTKTSRTRSGH, from the exons ATGTTCAACGCCGAAGTCTGGAAGCTGTGGGAAAGAAGCGGAAAAACCGAGTT CTTGAAACACTGCAAGGGACTTCTGAAGGACGAACAGCAGAGTCCACTGTTTGGGAAGGGCGAGCGCAAGAATGGCATCTCCCGAGCAATCTACGAGCTCGTCTCGCGGGGCATCCACGGGCAGGTGAAGAAGGAGAGCGTGCTGCAGATGCTCGGAGAGCTGGTG AGCCTACATAGTGACGTGCCCTCGATACTGTTGGACGTGTTCGGGATATTCGACGCGGAAACGGCAACCGCGGGCTCGGGCGACGGTGCGCCGCCGAGCGAGGAGCGGACCAACTTTTGCTACATCGCCAAGGAATCGGAACGGTTCGTGTCGGAGAAGCTGCTGAAGGAGCGGCTCGAGATCGACACGCTGCAGGATGTGGGCACAATCAAGAATCGTAGCTTTTACACACGGTTTATCAAAGTGAAAACGAAGCTCTA CTACAAACAGCGCCGGTTTAATCTGTTTCGCGAGGAAAGCGAAGGGTACGCCAAGCTGATGACGGAGCTGAACCAGGAGTTCAACCAGGAAACGATGACGGTACAGAACGTGCTGGAAATCATCAAATCCCTCATCGGCTGCTTCAATCTCGATCCGAACCGCGTGCTCGACATCATACTGGAGTCGTTCGAGGCGCGGCCCGAGCAGGATCGCATCTTTATTCCACTGCTGCAGGCGTACATCAACGACGGTAACATCATCTGCGAGGTGCTCGGGTACAAGTATCGGTACTTTGCGGACGCGCAGACGCCGGGGTCGCTGTTTAAGGTCACCGCACTGCTGCTCCAGCACGGTGTCATCAAGCTGGACGATATTTACGCTTGG TTAAATCCACCGGACAAATCGATCGTGGCGGACTGGGAGGCGGAAATCGCGCAGGCGAAGGAGTACGTGCGCAAGCTGAACGTTATCCTCACGAACAAGGACAAGGAGCCGGAGCAGGAGCCCGAGTTCGAGACGGCGCCGGAAAAGTACGCCCTCAACCAGAAGTGGGGCCTGTGCGAGGCGTTGCTTACGATCGGCGACTGGAACACGGCCCAGCAGCTGATCCGCAAGCTGCCGGACCAGTCGGTCATGGTGCACGAGCCGATTGCGCGGGCCCTCTGCCGGCTGCTGCACATGATCATCGAGCCGGTGTACCGGCTCAAGTGTGCGCTGCCGGCTAACATCAAGGGGCGCGCCATCTCGATGTACGGCGTGCTGAACAAACTGGCCCCACCGCCGGTCACCTCGCTGACCAAGCTGCGGCTGCACGCGTTCCCGATGTTTGTTGCGCTCGGCCCTTCGCTGCACTACGATTCCGTGCTGCTGTACAAACTGTTGCGCCTGATGCGCGTCATACTGACCGATATGAATGTGGACCCGCTAAATCCACCCAGCCCGGGAGCGGGGAGTACGCTGACGGAGCACGAGCAGCTGTACTACGACATCCTGTCGCTGTTGGATGCGGCCGTGCTGCCGTCGCTCGCGTACATGGACTGCAACTGCTGCGTGGCGGAGGAGATTTGGTCGATCGTGAAGCTGTACCCGTACCAGTATCGGTACAGCTTGTACGCGCGCTGGAAGAACGATACGTTTCAGCTGCAGCCGCAGCTGATACACCGGCGCGGCACGGCGCAGAAGCAGATCAAAGCGCTGATGAAGCGGGTCAGCAAGGAGAACAGCAAACCGGTGGGCAGGCTGATCGGCAAGCTGAGCCACTGTTCGCCGGGCTTTCTGTTTGAATAT ATTCTACTGCAAATACAGATCTATGACAATCTGATTGCGCCGGTCGTGGATTCGCTCAAGTATCTCACCTCGCTCTCTTACGACGTGCTCGGGTACTGTCTGATCGAGGCGCTCGAGCAGGTCGACCGGAATCCGATGCAGAACGATGGCACCAGCATCTCGCTGTGGCTGCAAAGCTTGGCCAACTTCTGCGGTGCGATCTACAAGAAGTACAACATCGAGCTGAGCGGGCTGCTGCAGTACGTGGCGAACCAGCTCAAGTCCCACAAAAGCCTGGACCTGCTCATCCTGAAGGAGGTGGTACAGAAGATGGCCGGCATCGAGGCGGCGGAAGAGATGACGAACGAGCAGCTGCAGGCCATGTGCGGCGGGGAGCTGTTGCGCGGCGAGGCCGGCTACTTTAGCCAGGTGCGCAACACGAAAAAGTCGTCGCAGCGGCTGAAGGAGGCGCTGGCGAGCAACGATCTGGCGGTGGCGCTGTGTTTGCTGATTGCGCAGCAAAAGCACTGCGTGATTTACCGCGAGACGGCCCAGAGCCATCTGAAGCTGGTGGGCAAGCTGTACGACCAGTGCCAGGACACGCTGGTACAGTTTGGTACGTTTCTCGGGTCGACCTACTCGGTGGAGGAGTACGTGGAGCGGTTGCCGACCATACACAACATGCTGCAGAAGTACCACATACACTCGGATGTGGCGTTTTTCCTCGCGCGTCCCATGTTTTCGCACGCAATCAAT CAAAAGTACGACCAGCTGCGTAAGGCGGAACCGAACGGGAAGAAGCTTTCCACCTCGCAAAAGATGGCCAAATACCTCGAGGCAACGGCCCACGTGATGAATCCGGTAATCGAGTCGGTGCGACCGCTGCATCCGCCCAAAATTTGGGAAGACATCAGTCCCCAGTTCCTGGTCAGCTTCTGGTCGCTGTCGATGTACGATCTGCAGGTACCGATGGAGAGCTATCAGCGGGAAATTAGCAAGCTGAAGCAACTCTCGATGGCGGTGATGGAGTCGAAGGAGCAGAACGCTTCAAAGAACAAGAAGGAGCAGGAACGGTACGTGGCGCTGATGGACAAGCTGCAGGACGAGCggaagaagcagcaggagCACGTGGACAAGATCATGCACCGGCTGACGAACGAGAAGGACTACTGGTTCCTGTCGCGGTCGGCCAAATCGGCCAAAAACGAAACCATCACACAGTTCTTGCAGCTGTGTTTGTTTCCGCGCTGCACGTTCACTGCGCTGGACGCGATCTACTGTGCGAAGTTTGTGCACACCATCCACAATCTAAAGACGGCCAACTTTTCCACGCTGCTCTGTTACGATcgg ATATTCTGCGATATTACCTACTCCGTCACTTCCTGCACCGAGAACGAGGCCACCCGGTACGGACGGTTCCTGTGCGCGATGCTCGAGACGGTGATGCGCTGGCACTCGGACGAGGCGACGTTCAATAAGGAGTGCGCCAACTATCCCGGCTTCGTGACCAAGTTCCGCGTCAGCAATCAGTACTCGGAAGCGATCGATCACGTGAACTACGAGAACTATCGGCACGTGTGCCACAAGTGGCACTACAAGATCACGAAGGCGATGGTGTTCTGTCTGGACTCGAAGGACTACATGCAGATCCGCAACTCGCTCATCATACTGATGCGCATACTGCCCCACTTCCCCGTGCTGACCAAGCTGTCCCAGATCCTGGAGAAGAAGGTGGAGAAGGTACGCGAGGAGGAGAAGAACCAGCGGCAGGATCTGTTCGTACTGGCATCGAGCTACATCGGGCAGCTGAAGGCAAAGGCGAGCCAGATGATGCTGGAATCCGATTTCCATCAGGTGCCGGAGAAGACGTTTAAATCGGCAGCGGCcaccacagcaacagcaacggtCGCGagcgatcagcagcagcagggagcAAAGGCGTCAGTTAATGGTAGCGATGTGAAAG CAGGACAAAGTACAAGGCAAACCAGTGGAACAGGAGGCGGAGGAGGAGGCACGAGCAATTCAGGATCATCGATCGGGAACGGTACCACGGGTGGAAATGCGGTCTCATCCTCATCGTCCGGCTCGGTGGGCTCAAACGCGAACGGTAGCCTCGGTGCGGGAAGCGAGCGCGGAGCAGACGCGATAAAGAAggaaccatcatcatcgtccggTTCGCGCGACACTGCCAGCTCCTCGTCAACGAACCGGGAGTCGTCCGTTTCGACGTCGCGCGAAAAATCCTCCAAAGAGATCAAGCGCGAGGAGCGTGCGCGGGAGAAGGAACGGGAGCGGGAGGAAGCGGCAGCTGCCGCCGCAGCACTCGCGTCGGATCGTAAGCGGGAGAAGGAAAAGCGGCGCGATAAGCGAG ACCATTACGAGCACGAGCGTGAATCGAGGGCCAGCACACGGGACCTACCGCCAAGGGATCGCAGCGAACGGGACCTGAGCTCGGTGTCCAATTCCAGCAacgaacagcagcacagcagcagcacccgacGCCCACCGGAGCACGATAGAG AGATGAAACGCCGCAAGCTAGAAGGCTCTAGCTCCTCGAAG AGCAAGCACAATGAGGgtgccagcaccagcagctccaATCAGCAGCTACTGTCCGAGTCGAAGAAGgagcgcagcagcaaaacgaaGGACAAGCGCGACAAGACTGACGAAGAGAAGGAACTGCGCAAGGAGCGCAAGCTGGGCCGAAAGCGG GATCGCAATTCCGAGGATACGCTGCTGGCGGACAAACGGCTCCGCCGGGAGGAGGAAAAATCGAGCAGCAAGCTGCTCTCCCACCAGAACGGTGACAACGATCGCGATCTGCGGCACCTATCGCCGATATCGTCCTCCCACCGGGAaaagcaccaccatcatcatctcggCATGGCTCCGTGTTCGCCCTCCTATAATCCATCGTCGCCATCAAACTGTCGTTCGCCCGCCTATCATCCACCGTCGCCACCCTACTGTCCCGACGATTATCGCGAACGGTCACACGATCGCGGGCTGGATCGGGGCGAGAAGCAGTACTTTACGAAGACTTCCCGTACCCGCTCGGGCCATTAA